In Citrus sinensis cultivar Valencia sweet orange chromosome 3, DVS_A1.0, whole genome shotgun sequence, the sequence aagataaacaaaaccTTCAAGCCGACCCTCTCTAGATTTAAACCTCTCAAAGCATCCTTATCTCCTTCATTCACTCTCAAGCTTGACCGAAGGTCATATCAAGAAACACATCTCAGCTACGTGAGGCACCTATCACCTTAATACaagttttattgttttagctcggttttttgttctttttctttcttcctaaAATCTAGTTAAAACAACTACCAAAAAAATTGGAGCATAAATTCTTAGACGTCTATTTCAAGATGAGAGGGAGTATACTTGTTGGgggaaataatttattttggaggAAATTGTATATGTTGtactttttttcctctttaggTTTTTATTCCATAGGGCTTTTCCTAATAAGGTTTTAATGAGACAACTTTAtatcttcaaaattatttgtttcaagatatcaataaataatgtactctttttcctttactaatattttttccaTAAGTTTTGTCCCactttttttagtaaatttttattgaggtatttttcttttgtaataaacATCTAAAGGGgaatgttatgaatttattaaagtaaatgtGGATGTTCATAACATGTATCTCTTAATCTCTCTAACTAGCAACCATTTACTTTTCTatcccactatctcacaaaGAATTACGATTTATAATGTTTCCATTAATTTCgtatttgtataattataaaagaagaGCTCATCTCTTTATTTCGTACACacttaaaatgaataaaatcaatctataatatattacttttttatttcactctttattttgtgttgctggccactatatatatacactatatgtatgtatgtatatgtatgtatatatatatatatatatatgcatatttGTGTTTCATCACCGAATTTAATTTAGTATATGTAAGggtatttttatctttttattactGCCACCAGATGACCTTTTGACGGAAAGTATATGTTAGATTCATCAGGTCCAATAGTATTCATCATACCCCGGAGAAGATGAGGGTAAGCTTAACCCGCGCATGCCGTTTCTATACATCACCAATCACTCCAAAACCCTCTTTTTTTTCACCTCGCGCCATTTTAAATCAACccttttcatcatcatcatcatcttcttcttcttcttcacatTCTTCAACCCCAAAACCCAAAACTCCACTCTTTTTAAAGCCACCAAAGTACTCAGCAACACTCTCCGACCTCAAAAAATGGCACAATTGGGCCAAAGCCCTCGCCTCCTCCGTGCGGTCCACTTTTGCTGACGCAGACAACGGCCCTGACTCCTCTATCCTGTTCCGAGAACTCAACTGGCTCATTGAAGACTCGCTCGAAGACCCGTCACTGATTCCTCAACTGGGTTTTCAAAACAATTCTCAAAGTGTGAGATTACGAATTGGATTGGATGAGTTGTATGGTTTGTGGAAGCAGAGGATTGAAAAGAGAAAGCCATTTCAGTATTTGGTTGGGTGTGAGCATTGGAGGGACTTGGTGTTGAGTGTTGAAGAAGGGGTTTTTATTCCGAGGCCGGAGACTGAGTTGATGGTTGATTTGGTGAGTGATGTTTTGGTTAGAGATAATGACGGGTTAAGAGATGGGTTTTGGGTTGATTTGGGGACTGGCTCTGGTGCCATTGCTATTGGGATTGCTAGAGTTTTGGGAAGTAAAGGGAGTATCATTGCTGTTGATTTGAATCCTTTGGCTGCTGCAGTGGCGGCTTTTAATGCCCAGAGGTATGGACTACAGGTTAGTGAAGTTGATAGTTATAATCTAGTGATTTAGGTACTGTGTGGAATATGATTTCTTTAGGCTTTTTAGATAATTGAGTTACAATTATTATGGACAACATATAAAGCATGATATAGTAATgctatgaaattaaattattaatttttaatgtttctgaTATACCTAAACAAATGGTTGATTGAGGAAGCGAAGTTGGTGTCTTTGGAGATAGTTGTTAGCTATAGAAGTACAGATTTGTAAGGAGGATTATCTTAAGATGAGAGAGGAGAGGTATCGAGATGAAGGTGATTGGTTAATTTGAAATCttagtttgtaatttttacgAATGTTTAAGGGTCAAATAGCCTTTTGATGTATATGGGGGAAATAAACTTGTCTTAATTTAACTCACTAATGGATGGTAACATTCTCTTGTGGCATGATGGGTACTAGGTAGGGTTGGAGAGTCAAATTGTCAAGTATAAAGTTAATAGAACTGTTTGTAGTTGGAACAAATTTCACAGAGTCGATGGAACTTTACATTACATAATAAGTTATTACATTTACTGGAAAGGATTTACTGATCAATAAATTTAGGACTACTGAGTGAATTCTCCCATTCCTTGCGCGGGAATGAAGTTTGTTGATTAGGCTtgtgaaaatggaaaaagattTTAAGAGACATCCAAGCAAGCCTTTACATTTTGATTTGTTGTCATGAACTTTATGATGACCTTGTGGGCTTGTAAAATAATATGGAGGAGGACTGGGAAAAAATGCTATCTGAACTTCAGTGAAGTACTagtgtttgatttatttaaagttagtaaattttatcttgTGAGGGAGATACACAAGAAAGAGCACTTTTTGTACTTCCATATGCATTTATTCATGAACATATCAAATGTGTTTTTACTCATTTCATCTTGTATGGTGTCTTCTGGTTGAGATAGTCTTACTTTAATGAATATGTCTGCATAGCTTTTATGATGCAGTAACTAAAAAATGATGAGCGATTcttacttttgaaaatatcTGAGTCTTAAGTACTCTAGCAACTGGCTCATTATAGGCGCAGAAGAGTTAAATAGGTTTTACCCTTTCGAgaaagaaacataatattacaCAATAAAGGTAATATTATGGTGGCTCTTGAATGTCATAATGCAGTTTGCTAATTCTTTAACCGGTCATCTTATTCCCTTTTGCATACCAAGTTGTATAGTTGTATCCAAGTTATTTTGAAGCTCAGTAATCGTTTGATGTGAATTCAGGATATAATTGAGATACGGCAAGGATCTTGGTTTGGAAAATTAAAGGATGTTGAAGGAAAACTTTCTGGTGTTGTCAGTAACCCACCATACATACCAAGTGATGATATCTCTGGGCTACAGGTGGAAGTTGGTAAACATGAACCGAGGCTTGCATTAGATGGTGGTGTTGACGGCTTGGATTATCTTCTTCATCTCTGCAATGGGACTGCTTCAATGTTGAAACCCGGTGGGTTTTTTGCATTTGAGGTACCCATCTCTTCTTTCCTAGTAGAAGTTGAATTCACTTTTTCCTTCAAACCACATAAATATCATGTTGTTGAGATTCCTTTTATCTGCACTAGTTCTGGGATTTTTTTGAAGGTTAGAATTGTATAAAGCTCAAAATTTCTATCCCTAAGTTTTGGctctaataaaatttaaggacTGCACTTGCTTTCAGAAATGGGAAGGTTTGTTGTTGTCCACTAGTTAAAAGTTGAttgcttgaatttatttatgctTCTTACTGCAGACAAATGGTGAGAAGCAGTGCAAGTTTCTTAAAAACTACCTGGAAAATGATTCTGCATGCAGCTTTTGCAATGTAAGCATAGTATCTGACTTTGCTGGTATTCAGCGATTTGTAACCGGATTCCGCCAATGAGCATTATGATTTTCGGAGTAACATTCATGTACCAGTCATCAAGGAAAGGCTATAGCTAGATCAATTTTGCCCATTTTGGTACTGTGTATAACATTGATTACTCGtgtatttttttgaattcatttccttatttttttggcCCGCGAAACCTTTCAACCCAAGGGTTGATCTTGAAAGAGTCATCAGCTAGTGCAAATACTTTAATGTTGTCATGTGGTTGGTGTATAAAATTTTGGCTGTGACAAATAGTCAAAGAggataaacaaaagaaaatttttgtaactttGTAACATGGTCTTTTGGTGCTTTACAATTTATGCCAAatgtttataaatgtatttgaactaggaaattaattaaattaaaaaaaaaatgcagcgcgtatattataaattagttATATAAACTCGATCATAGCCGAAGGATTTGAAGAATATGGGCCCATTGGGTATTGTTTTCCAATTGCTGTTTAATACCCTCTTTACCTCGTTTCTCTGTCTAATTACTAACCCAAACGGATGAATTGCTTGCAGGCTTGCTAATGTAGTGACTGCTGCTCTCTTTGTACCCACTCATTCTTCATGGCAATTCAAGGGAAGCCTTTCTattttcaaggaaaaaaatgagaatgaaaattttatttttaaatttatttttaaaatttaaaaatgtattcggtatcattttcaaaactaatcttgagaataagaaaaagtaaatactAAATACATTCTgtatgaatattttaaagaattattattgaaaaaatttccACAAACTCAATATTAAGTaatgtatattaatttttattatttaattagtttgattagtttaattttaagaattaattaggtgatattgttaattttttgtttaaagaaaaatgataaactctacatatttgatttaattaatatataaaaacataatattataatgtttataaaaagaaaagattattaTGAGgggaaattgattttttaggtattataataataataatagtgataataataatgttgttgatattatttttattattttgagagatggtggaagaaaatttttcattttggaacTTAATACTGTATTgggaaacaagaaaaataagaaaaaatttattcttatttccttttattaaaaatgtagAATGTTGTGAATGTTTTTTTGGAGGATTCCAAATCGGTCCACTCATGAGTACAACTATTTTAATGGAATAGTTGTATTATGTAACTGAAAGTAAACGCACCATCATATTAATAATGTTAGTGAAGAGTTCATTTGTTAAAGTTAGTGAAAAGTCACTTTAGTAAAGCAGACTCTTCGCCTACACAGATGAATCCAAGTTAGACTTGTAGCTGCTCTCATCAATTCAATATATTCATTCTaaatctcatttttctttcctctttgttcttcttcttcttatttcatttttgttcaaatttaagCTGTAATCTACatggtttcttttttcaagaaattgtGCTAATTGATTTCTTAGAAATATCTAAATCAGTTATCTTCAAATTTATAACATAGAAAGAATTTTATGTttgcaaaaatattttcagaaaCAATGGGTTGAGGTGCTTGTTTGGGCGCGCTTTGGGCTTGTAGGACCAATGTTTAACTGGACATGCAGCaggtttgattttgaatttgtgtCTTCCTAATTACTGCACGAGTggagctattggcacccctacattattcttacaaaaccccactttaaataaaattacaattaaggacaattgaaaattaaacacatataaatttttttccaataaattaCTTAGTTCATAATCAatccttttcaaaaaaaaaaaaaattctatatgTTACTTcttatttaactaaaataaattgtacaaatttaaaataatatattgttctcttttgatttcttattgattaaatatttttatatttaaaattgctttaaaattataattttaaatatgtgtTATTTTAGCCAAtgattaacactaaaaaacttatcacccatataactttttaatttaatttgtgtgtagattaataataaaattaaaaataattaaaaaatagtataataatactttgagttttaaacaataaaacaaatcaaatgaaaattgagaatttaaaaaaatgtatctaaaaaaaagaatattttcgaaaataaaatgaatataactaaaaagGGAGTTTTATGAGGAGATGAGAGGGTGCCAATAGTTCAACTCTTGCTGCGTTTATACAAATGGCCAATGGGTGCGTTTAGAATCCGTGAAGCGAGGGTCGTAGTTTTGGGTACGACTAGAATTTGGGCTGCATATGGCAACTTGCATTATAGCGTAGATTGATCcgaacaaaagtaaaaaattttggttaCTGATTTAAAGAATACAAGTAGAATCTTTAcaatatagtaaaaataaatttggtggACTATGTCACTTTCTTGTACCCTAAATTTCACAACTAATACAACTAACTGGATGCTTCATCTGTGAATCAGAACCATTGTAACTGGGCATTCTATTTCTAGAACTCTTTGATGACATTTATCCCCCAagatacaaatttttatttatttattttcattttatttgtttatcacAATTGCTAACCATTCATTCCCTTTTTGCTTTTCTcgtaaaaaatcaaaaaaccAAATTACTTGGAGACATGTTTCTATCATCGAACTCCATAAgcttattaataattgaaacatggcttttttttaattttaaaaataatgcataAGTAGAAATCAATCTacctcaaattttaatgtaagCTAGACTCAAATTAGTATAATttttgagtaaaatttatttaggtacaattttttttttaataggcCTTCAAAGGACGCAATTTTTTATTGACGATATTTATGCTGAGCAGACATCGTGCTATTAAGaatatgtatttaaaa encodes:
- the LOC102618910 gene encoding uncharacterized protein LOC102618910 isoform X1 — its product is MRVSLTRACRFYTSPITPKPSFFSPRAILNQPFSSSSSSSSSSSHSSTPKPKTPLFLKPPKYSATLSDLKKWHNWAKALASSVRSTFADADNGPDSSILFRELNWLIEDSLEDPSLIPQLGFQNNSQSVRLRIGLDELYGLWKQRIEKRKPFQYLVGCEHWRDLVLSVEEGVFIPRPETELMVDLVSDVLVRDNDGLRDGFWVDLGTGSGAIAIGIARVLGSKGSIIAVDLNPLAAAVAAFNAQRYGLQDIIEIRQGSWFGKLKDVEGKLSGVVSNPPYIPSDDISGLQVEVGKHEPRLALDGGVDGLDYLLHLCNGTASMLKPGGFFAFETNGEKQCKFLKNYLENDSACSFCNVSIVSDFAGIQRFVTGFRQ
- the LOC102618910 gene encoding uncharacterized protein LOC102618910 isoform X2, which codes for MRVSLTRACRFYTSPITPKPSFFSPRAILNQPFSSSSSSSSSSSHSSTPKPKTPLFLKPPKYSATLSDLKKWHNWAKALASSVRSTFADADNGPDSSILFRELNWLIEDSLEDPSLIPQLGFQNNSQSVRLRIGLDELYGLWKQRIEKRKPFQYLVGCEHWRDLVLSVEEGVFIPRPETELMVDLVSDVLVRDNDGLRDGFWVDLGTGSGAIAIGIARVLGSKGSIIAVDLNPLAAAVAAFNAQRYGLQDIIEIRQGSWFGKLKDVEGKLSGVVSNPPYIPSDDISGLQVEVGKHEPRLALDGGVDGLDYLLHLCNGTASMLKPDKW